CATGGTCCACATCACATCCGGTCAGCACCTGCACGCCGTCGGCGACAAGGGCACGTTTTACCCAGTCGCTCACTTCCGAGTCTTCCTTTGGTATCAGCCGCGCATTGCGCTGCACCAGGACAACCCTTGAGCCCAGTCGGGCAAAGGCCTGGGCCAGTTCGCAGCCGATGGGGCCGCCGCCCAGCACCAGCAGCCGCGCCGGTGGCGTTTCCCGCTCACGCATGGCCTGCCACAGGGTATCGCTGGTGAGGTAGTTCACCTCTTTCAGGCCCGGCAGGTTTGGCACCAGCGGCTCGGCGCCGGCGGCGATAATGATGCTGCGGCTGCTGAGCCGCTGCGTCTGGCCTTCGGCGGTGATGATTTCCACCGTCCAGGGGTCGACCAGCCTGCCGTAGCCTTTGACCACCTCCACGCCAAGAGCGGTATATCGCTCCACGCTGTCGTGAGGCGCCACCTTGTCGATAATGCGCCCAACGCGGGCCATGACTCGTGTAAAGCTGAAACTGGGCTCGCCGGCGTTCAGGCCGTAACGGTCGGCATGGCGCAGCTGGTGGGCCACTCGTGCGCTTTTTATCAACGCCTTGCTGGGCACGCAGCCGGTGTTGAGGCAATCACCGCCCATGTCGCCGGCTTCAATCAGGGTGACCCTGGCCTTGACCGCGGCGGCGATATAGGCGCTGACCAGGCCGGCGGCACCGGCACCGATGACGATCAGGTTGCGATCGAAGCGCCGGGGTGGGGTATGGCCTTTCAGGGCCCGGTGGCGCCGTACCCGTTGTAGCACCAGACGGGCCAGCCAGGGGAACAGCCCCAGCAGGGCAAAGGATCCCAGCAGCATGGGCGAGAGAATGTCGCCGGGCTGCTCAATGGCGGCCAGCTGGGTCCCGGCATTCACATACACCAGGGTGCCGGGCAACATGCCGAGCTGGCTGACCCAGTAAAAGGTGCGAATGGCCAGGGGGGTGAGCCCCATTACCAGGTTGATCACAAAAAATGGAAACACCGGCACCAGCCTGAGGGTAAAAAGGTAAAAGGCACCGTCTTTTTCAATGCCTCTGTTGATGGCCTGTAGCCGGTTGCCAAAGCGTCCCTGCACCTGTTCACGCAACAGAAAGCGTGCCACCAGAAAAGCCAGGGTGGCGCCGAGGCTGGAGGCGAACGATACCAGCACCAGCCCCTCAACAATACCGAACAGGGCACCGGCAGCCAGGGTCATGACGGCGGCGCCGGGCAGTGATAACGCCGCCATCAGCACATAGAGCAGGAAAAAGCCGCCGGCCATCAGCCAGGGTGATTCGGCACGCACGCCGGCAATGGCGGCCTGGTGTTGCTTGAGCGCATCCAGGGTGAGCCAGCGATCCAGATCCAGGATGAAAAAGGCGAGTATCAGCAGCACAACCAGTGCCAGCAACAGTATTTTTTTCATGGTTGGATTTCCTTAAGCCCGTTTACCGTTCAGTCGAAGCGGAGGGCCGAATTCTTACGGCTAGACTTGATACTAGTCGTTTGTTTTACCGGGGAGAGATCATGCGCACACGCCTAGCCTGGAGTCTGGCCGGCCTGCTGGCGCTGTTGCCCATCGCCGGCCTGCTGGTGCTGATCAAACTCGCCCAGTTCGGTGCCATGGCCGAGGTCGCCGAAAACATGGTGATACCGCCGGAGCGGGTCACCGCCATGGCGGTGCGCGAGCATCAATGGCAGCCGCAGGTAACGGCGGTGGGCACGGTGTCGACGCTGCAGGGGGCGGTGCTGCGCACCGAGGCCGAGGGCGTGGTGGCCGAGGTGGCCTTTGCCCCGGGGGCCAGGGTTGAGGCCGGTGAGGTGTTGCTGCGCCTGAATGACGACATTGAACGGGCGCAGCTGCAGGAGGCCGCCGCCGCCGCCGAGCTGGCGCGACTGTCGTTGCGCCGGGCCCGGGCGCTGCGGCAAAGCGGCAGCCTGGCCCAGGGGGAGCTCGACGAGGCCGAAAGCCGTTACCGCCAGGCCCGCGCCCGCCAACGGCTGATCGAGGCGCAGATTGCCAAAAAAA
The Oceanimonas doudoroffii DNA segment above includes these coding regions:
- a CDS encoding FAD-dependent oxidoreductase, whose translation is MKKILLLALVVLLILAFFILDLDRWLTLDALKQHQAAIAGVRAESPWLMAGGFFLLYVLMAALSLPGAAVMTLAAGALFGIVEGLVLVSFASSLGATLAFLVARFLLREQVQGRFGNRLQAINRGIEKDGAFYLFTLRLVPVFPFFVINLVMGLTPLAIRTFYWVSQLGMLPGTLVYVNAGTQLAAIEQPGDILSPMLLGSFALLGLFPWLARLVLQRVRRHRALKGHTPPRRFDRNLIVIGAGAAGLVSAYIAAAVKARVTLIEAGDMGGDCLNTGCVPSKALIKSARVAHQLRHADRYGLNAGEPSFSFTRVMARVGRIIDKVAPHDSVERYTALGVEVVKGYGRLVDPWTVEIITAEGQTQRLSSRSIIIAAGAEPLVPNLPGLKEVNYLTSDTLWQAMRERETPPARLLVLGGGPIGCELAQAFARLGSRVVLVQRNARLIPKEDSEVSDWVKRALVADGVQVLTGCDVDHVETNGTGMRLHARQDDSAIEIDADTLLLALGRRARLAGYGLQELGIPAERTIDTNEYLETLYPNIYAAGDVAGPYQFTHTAAHMAWYASVNALFGQFKRFAVDYRVIPWCTFVDPEVARVGLNEQEAKQRGLAFDVTRFDLEELDRAITDGAERGFIKVLTEPGRDRILGVTIVAEHAGELLAEYVLAMKHNLGLNKILGTIHVYPTLAEANKYAAGEWKRAHAPEQLLAWLARYHSWRLG